A stretch of Natronococcus sp. CG52 DNA encodes these proteins:
- the dhaK gene encoding dihydroxyacetone kinase subunit DhaK: protein MKKLINDPETVVDEMLEGMVAAHPELRRLEGTEVVVRADAPVEGKVGLVSGGGSGHEPTHAGYIGDGMLDGAAAGEVFTSPTADQLSEMIQACDGGEGVLCVVKNYEGDVMNFETAIEMAEMEADADVEYVVVNDDVAVEDSLYTSGRRGVCGTIFVHKVAGAMARRGGDLEEIKRVAEKTNDRVGTMGMALTSCVTPEKGEPTFDLGEDEIELGIGIHGEPGTERTEIMSADEITDRLTETVLEDLDLESGAEVATIVNGMGGTPLMELYVVNRRLQDLLDDRGLETWDAWVGDYMTSLDMMGCSITVLELDDELKELLAAPAETPGLTVTEDR from the coding sequence ATGAAGAAACTGATCAACGATCCCGAAACGGTCGTCGACGAAATGCTCGAGGGAATGGTCGCAGCCCATCCGGAACTGCGGCGACTCGAGGGGACGGAGGTCGTCGTCCGAGCCGACGCTCCCGTAGAGGGGAAAGTCGGTCTCGTCTCCGGAGGCGGGAGCGGACACGAGCCGACCCACGCGGGCTACATCGGTGACGGAATGCTCGACGGCGCGGCCGCCGGTGAGGTGTTCACGTCGCCGACGGCCGACCAGTTGAGCGAGATGATCCAGGCCTGTGACGGCGGCGAGGGCGTCCTCTGCGTCGTCAAGAACTACGAGGGGGACGTGATGAACTTCGAGACGGCCATCGAGATGGCGGAGATGGAGGCCGATGCGGACGTCGAGTACGTCGTCGTCAACGACGACGTCGCCGTCGAGGACTCACTGTACACGTCGGGCCGCCGCGGCGTCTGCGGCACGATATTCGTCCACAAGGTCGCGGGTGCGATGGCTCGGCGGGGCGGCGATCTCGAGGAGATCAAACGCGTCGCCGAGAAGACGAACGATCGCGTTGGAACGATGGGAATGGCGCTCACGTCGTGTGTCACGCCCGAAAAGGGCGAGCCGACGTTCGACCTCGGCGAGGACGAGATCGAACTCGGAATCGGCATTCACGGCGAACCGGGGACCGAACGCACGGAGATCATGTCCGCCGACGAGATCACGGACCGCCTCACCGAAACCGTGCTCGAGGACCTCGACCTCGAGTCTGGCGCGGAGGTCGCGACCATCGTCAACGGGATGGGGGGCACACCCCTGATGGAGCTCTACGTCGTCAATCGCCGGTTGCAGGACCTGCTCGACGATCGCGGACTGGAGACGTGGGACGCCTGGGTCGGCGACTACATGACCTCGCTCGACATGATGGGTTGCTCGATCACGGTACTCGAACTCGACGACGAACTGAAGGAGTTGCTCGCCGCTCCGGCCGAAACGCCCGGACTGACCGTCACGGAGGATCGGTGA
- the dhaL gene encoding dihydroxyacetone kinase subunit DhaL: MDRETQSEAVREAVEAAADRFEAEKTHLTELDSAIGDADHGANMNRGFQAALERLEDADDEPAELVKTTGVALVSEVGGASGPLYGGSLMKASQELEDGITDETTVAFAERYLETVEERGKASVGDKTMVDALTPAVHTYKKSIEVDDCEPLEALGRAVDAAQRGVAFTTPIRARKGRASYLGWRSVGHQDPGATSTLYLLEEVFEVAAEYLDGDVEMDAEADVDPEELEEAAVDDDSGGA, translated from the coding sequence ATGGATCGGGAAACCCAGTCCGAGGCGGTCCGCGAAGCGGTCGAGGCGGCCGCAGATCGGTTCGAAGCGGAGAAAACCCACCTGACCGAACTGGACTCCGCGATCGGCGACGCGGACCACGGTGCGAACATGAATCGCGGGTTTCAGGCCGCCCTGGAACGGCTCGAGGACGCCGACGACGAACCCGCGGAGCTCGTCAAGACGACCGGCGTCGCGCTCGTCTCGGAGGTCGGCGGCGCCTCCGGGCCGCTCTACGGCGGCTCGTTGATGAAGGCGAGCCAGGAACTCGAGGACGGGATCACCGACGAGACGACGGTCGCGTTCGCCGAACGATACCTCGAGACGGTCGAGGAGCGGGGGAAGGCGTCCGTCGGCGACAAGACGATGGTCGACGCGCTCACGCCGGCGGTCCACACCTACAAGAAATCGATCGAGGTCGACGACTGCGAGCCTCTCGAGGCGCTCGGAAGGGCCGTCGACGCCGCCCAGCGTGGCGTCGCGTTTACCACGCCGATACGGGCCAGGAAGGGGCGTGCGTCGTACCTCGGCTGGCGATCCGTCGGCCACCAGGACCCCGGTGCGACGAGCACGCTCTATCTGCTCGAGGAGGTGTTCGAGGTCGCCGCGGAGTATCTGGACGGCGACGTCGAGATGGACGCCGAAGCGGACGTCGACCCCGAGGAACTGGAGGAGGCCGCCGTCGACGACGACAGTGGAGGTGCCTGA
- a CDS encoding Lrp/AsnC family transcriptional regulator — MANHPSGSAYQLDELDRRILYELMADARDASAPVIADRIDVSPGTVRNRIERLEERGVITGYHAHVDLERTDGRLATLFMCSVPFADRKTAARAAYQIPGAVNVRILMGGRRNFHVLAVGENARDLRRIGTTLSEIGIEIEDEMLVENDEVRAYEPFGPDGTRSAIPATFIDLSGDSEVVELTVQSDAPIAGVALSDAAENGLLDEDPLVVSITRDDELLTPHGDTTIRPADVVTVFSCGGVEDETIRAFVGAERGGVRR, encoded by the coding sequence ATGGCGAACCATCCATCCGGTTCGGCGTACCAACTCGACGAGCTCGATCGGCGAATCCTCTACGAGTTAATGGCCGACGCTCGAGACGCGTCAGCGCCGGTCATCGCCGACCGAATCGACGTCTCGCCGGGAACCGTCCGGAACCGCATCGAGCGGCTCGAGGAGCGCGGCGTCATCACGGGCTATCACGCCCACGTCGACCTCGAACGAACCGACGGGCGCCTGGCGACGCTCTTCATGTGTAGCGTCCCGTTCGCGGACCGGAAGACGGCCGCGCGCGCCGCCTACCAGATCCCGGGCGCCGTCAACGTCCGGATACTGATGGGCGGCCGCCGGAACTTTCACGTCCTCGCCGTCGGGGAAAACGCTCGAGACCTCCGTCGCATCGGGACGACCCTCTCGGAGATCGGGATCGAGATCGAAGACGAGATGCTCGTCGAGAACGACGAGGTGCGCGCGTACGAACCGTTCGGTCCCGACGGGACGCGGTCGGCGATTCCCGCCACCTTCATCGACCTCTCGGGGGACTCCGAGGTCGTCGAGTTGACGGTACAGTCCGACGCGCCGATCGCGGGCGTCGCGCTCTCCGACGCGGCCGAGAACGGGCTCCTCGACGAGGATCCGCTCGTCGTCTCGATCACCCGCGACGACGAGCTGCTCACCCCGCACGGGGACACGACGATCCGGCCGGCCGACGTCGTGACGGTGTTCTCCTGCGGCGGCGTCGAGGACGAAACGATTCGCGCGTTCGTCGGCGCGGAACGCGGAGGTGTCCGCCGATGA
- the dhaM gene encoding dihydroxyacetone kinase phosphoryl donor subunit DhaM, with the protein MVGIVVVSHSRRAADGIREIAQEMGGDARIEAVGGTEDGRIGTTPGPIREAIEAVGREHGVVVLVDLGSAVMNAELAIEEAAVGEVAIADAPILEGALNAAVAATSPSATVETVRQAAESAADVSKV; encoded by the coding sequence ATGGTCGGTATCGTCGTCGTCTCACACAGTCGACGGGCCGCCGACGGCATCCGCGAGATCGCCCAGGAGATGGGTGGCGATGCCCGAATCGAGGCCGTCGGCGGGACGGAAGACGGTCGAATCGGGACGACCCCGGGACCGATCCGGGAGGCGATCGAGGCCGTCGGACGCGAACACGGCGTCGTCGTCCTCGTCGATCTCGGCAGCGCCGTGATGAACGCCGAACTCGCGATCGAGGAGGCCGCCGTCGGCGAGGTGGCCATCGCCGACGCGCCGATCCTCGAGGGGGCACTCAACGCGGCCGTGGCGGCGACGTCGCCGAGCGCGACCGTCGAGACGGTTCGCCAGGCGGCGGAAAGTGCAGCCGACGTTTCGAAGGTGTAG